Proteins co-encoded in one Parafrankia irregularis genomic window:
- a CDS encoding AfsR/SARP family transcriptional regulator, with the protein MATALTEVGRRPVWLRLGVEDRDPATLLMTMVAAVRRQLPGFGAALLARSGAWPGPIFGWDGLYQALGAALADQLPSDAALVLENADRVDPHGPSLELACRYVLPALPAATPRVVIGHATLPGAGVLKADRAPTAAQLEAPDPAVALPAGLGRWRWRAATLLRRSAAVRAALAFAQSSLTDSEIIRVLRASSLPEVLTAVAQTALSRVDAGSRRALARILRVGYAAVDDHDHEHDRVYGQIQGPWFQPLVGGWSRIRTVWQAPLAAALAGDGHLDRDTERGIALGLLRRGAVERAIPMLAGLDDQPTLVWALRQVADDLIASGQWGTLGRWLDGLSADALEAEPVLLDAAAHVAFSRGRTDLARCWLDMTATAGQHRQNAPHRQEGIPGLPGPSGQHGRHGHRGEHGPPEAASRRLLAASRLTAITGDLAGATSRAEQAEALARVSGDATVEAAAAWHLGGLHVLGGDPETAAGFFQAAVKAVPTGLASGSPMVAEADRLVRRVVDLRRDRREHAAAAAELARSEEATMALLRAHLSTAFSAPKFAEEPGPAAGAAAAGEAGGDPTDEGGQTATELSVDLTVVTQRRPADAAMDGCARPEMVVHVLGPLSVAVNGRPVAGWGSRQRALLAYLVLHRADTPVREVVMEVLWPGVDPAAARNSLQVAVSGLRRVLRETTRGPVVVFERGIYRLAPDVAVSVDADVFEHHVRAGRRLTDLGRGDDAVAEWEAAVALYRGDFLAGTRTDDWMVLPREQFRLTYLEALDQLSSLYLGNRRYAMCALLCRQILDRDPCREDAHRRLMRCHSRQGQPHLALLQFRTCAEVLARELRVAPGPATIRLQEKIRRHEPI; encoded by the coding sequence TTGGCGACAGCCCTGACGGAAGTGGGGCGGCGGCCGGTCTGGCTGCGCCTCGGTGTCGAGGACCGCGACCCCGCGACCCTGCTCATGACGATGGTGGCCGCGGTGCGGCGCCAGCTACCCGGCTTCGGCGCCGCGCTGCTGGCACGGTCCGGTGCGTGGCCGGGGCCGATCTTCGGCTGGGACGGGCTCTACCAGGCCCTCGGAGCGGCGCTGGCCGACCAGCTCCCGTCGGACGCGGCGCTGGTCCTGGAGAACGCGGACCGCGTGGACCCGCACGGTCCGTCCCTGGAGCTGGCCTGCAGATATGTCCTCCCGGCACTGCCGGCGGCGACGCCGCGGGTCGTGATCGGGCACGCGACGCTGCCGGGCGCCGGTGTGCTGAAAGCCGACCGGGCGCCCACCGCTGCGCAGTTGGAGGCGCCTGATCCCGCGGTCGCCCTGCCCGCCGGTCTCGGCCGGTGGCGGTGGCGTGCCGCCACTCTGCTGCGCCGGTCCGCCGCCGTCCGCGCCGCGCTCGCCTTCGCCCAATCGTCGCTCACGGACAGCGAGATCATCCGCGTCTTGCGTGCCTCCTCGCTGCCCGAGGTACTGACAGCGGTGGCTCAGACAGCCCTGTCCCGCGTTGACGCGGGCTCGCGCCGCGCCCTGGCCCGGATCCTGCGGGTGGGCTATGCGGCGGTGGACGACCACGATCACGAACACGACCGCGTGTACGGGCAGATCCAGGGGCCCTGGTTCCAGCCACTCGTCGGCGGCTGGTCACGCATCCGGACCGTCTGGCAGGCGCCGCTGGCCGCCGCCCTCGCCGGCGATGGCCACCTGGACCGTGACACGGAGCGCGGGATCGCGCTTGGCCTGCTGCGGCGTGGTGCCGTCGAACGCGCGATTCCGATGCTTGCCGGCCTTGACGATCAACCGACCCTGGTGTGGGCACTGCGCCAGGTGGCTGACGACCTGATCGCCAGTGGTCAGTGGGGCACCCTCGGGCGTTGGCTGGACGGGCTTTCCGCCGATGCCCTGGAGGCCGAACCGGTCCTGCTGGACGCGGCCGCCCATGTCGCGTTCTCCCGAGGCCGGACAGATCTCGCCCGATGCTGGCTCGACATGACGGCAACGGCCGGGCAGCACCGGCAGAATGCACCGCACCGGCAGGAGGGGATACCCGGGCTGCCCGGGCCGTCGGGGCAGCACGGTCGTCACGGCCATCGCGGGGAGCACGGGCCGCCCGAGGCGGCCTCCCGGCGGCTCCTCGCCGCCAGCCGGCTCACCGCGATCACCGGTGATCTGGCTGGCGCGACCAGCCGTGCCGAACAGGCCGAGGCGCTCGCCCGGGTGTCCGGCGACGCGACGGTGGAGGCCGCCGCGGCCTGGCATCTGGGCGGGCTCCATGTGCTGGGCGGCGATCCGGAGACCGCGGCGGGATTCTTCCAAGCCGCCGTGAAGGCGGTGCCGACGGGCCTGGCCAGCGGATCGCCCATGGTGGCCGAGGCGGACCGGTTGGTTCGGCGGGTCGTCGACCTCCGCCGGGACAGGCGTGAGCATGCCGCGGCCGCGGCGGAGCTCGCCCGTTCGGAGGAGGCGACCATGGCGTTGCTGCGCGCGCACCTGTCCACGGCTTTCAGCGCGCCGAAGTTCGCGGAGGAACCGGGCCCGGCGGCCGGTGCCGCCGCGGCTGGCGAGGCAGGTGGCGATCCGACCGATGAGGGCGGTCAGACAGCGACCGAGTTGTCGGTGGACCTGACTGTCGTCACGCAGCGCCGTCCGGCCGACGCCGCGATGGACGGCTGCGCCCGGCCGGAGATGGTCGTCCATGTCCTGGGCCCGCTGTCGGTCGCGGTGAACGGGCGGCCGGTGGCGGGCTGGGGCTCACGGCAGCGTGCGCTGCTGGCCTACCTGGTGTTGCACCGCGCTGACACGCCTGTGCGTGAGGTCGTCATGGAGGTGTTGTGGCCGGGCGTGGATCCCGCCGCGGCACGCAACAGCCTCCAGGTCGCGGTCTCCGGCCTGCGCCGGGTGCTGCGGGAGACGACCCGAGGCCCGGTCGTGGTGTTCGAACGCGGCATCTACCGCCTTGCCCCCGACGTGGCGGTCTCGGTCGACGCGGACGTGTTCGAACACCATGTGCGGGCGGGACGGCGGCTCACCGACCTGGGACGGGGCGACGACGCGGTGGCCGAGTGGGAGGCGGCGGTCGCGCTCTACCGGGGCGACTTCCTGGCTGGCACGCGGACCGACGACTGGATGGTGCTGCCGCGGGAGCAGTTCCGCCTGACCTATCTCGAGGCCCTCGACCAGCTCAGCTCGCTGTACCTCGGTAACCGGCGTTACGCGATGTGCGCGTTGCTGTGCCGGCAGATCCTCGACCGTGACCCGTGCCGGGAGGACGCGCACCGCCGCCTGATGCGCTGCCACAGCCGGCAGGGCCAGCCCCATCTGGCGTTGCTGCAGTTCCGTACCTGCGCCGAGGTGCTGGCCCGCGAACTGCGGGTGGCCCCGGGCCCGGCGACGATCCGCCTGCAGGAGAAGATCCGCCGGCACGAGCCGATCTGA